A stretch of the Aegilops tauschii subsp. strangulata cultivar AL8/78 chromosome 4, Aet v6.0, whole genome shotgun sequence genome encodes the following:
- the LOC109764607 gene encoding uncharacterized protein isoform X1: MISYFFHSYDLVNIDVRLQKAYSDLELIFFQALKVSDEHPLSRPMLPLATTPEVPKASNPTQVEAKEVQLSDIAPIMLDDTDVKTKIDDIAELDIAEDFDNRPSKKAKISESRVLEPSPMSPTMKTSSPGSECFESFVPESDNQMNHDTLPSPPSPSSSTISPVFPLHDIKEPNSHKEIKVDETYDYLPQDYTLTDHDLCAHIAIESSLRKQLLVQIDGSSVLQHQLMCLLDEKEWVNDDVINAYICCIKDQIHLQNDNKVYFESPFVTSLFKRDGTIGIQEGSAFMTEIVLEYMQHDMIKLPINANNTHWYLAVVNTKKCEVQVLDSLCWNSDRDDLANTLRGIQFHLDLLKSQKLVSDDWKDVDLTEWKITEQLQKAIQKDSSSCGLFMVKFMEYFTGCALSYPITQVYIFF; encoded by the exons ATGATCAGCTATTTTTTTCACAGTTATGATTTAGTCAACATTGATGTCCGTCTGCAAAAAGCTTATTCTGATTTGGAGTTGATTTTTTTTCAGGCCCTTAAGGTGAGTGATGAACATCCGTTGAGCCGTCCAATGTTGCCTTTGGCAACTACACCAGAG GTGCCAAAGGCATCCAATCCAACTCAGGTGGAGGCCAAGGAGGTTCAGCTCTCGGACATTGCACCAATAATGCTGGATGATACCGACGTGAAGACT AAAATAGATGACATCGCTGAACTGGACATTGCAGAGGATTTTGATAACCGGCCTTCCAAAAAGGCAAAAATTTCTGAATCACGTGTACTGGAACCATCACCTATGTCACCAACTATGAAAACATCTTCTCCAGGTTCAGAGTGTTTTGAATCGTTTGTGCCGGAATCAGATAATCAGATGAATCATGATACACTACCATCACCTCCATCCCCATCTAGCTCGACAATATCTCCTGTTTTCCCATTGCATGATATTAAGGAACCAAATTCACATAAAGAGATCAAAGTTGATGAGACATATGATTATCTCCCACAAG ACTATACATTGACCGACCATGATCTATGTGCTCATATAGCAATAGAATCATCTTTGAGAAAACAATTGCTGGTTCAGATAGATGGAAGTTCTGTCTTGCAACATCAATTGATGTGCCTGCTAGATGAGAAAGAGTGGGTAAATGATGAT GTGATCAATGCATATATATGTTGTATAAAGGACCAAATACATCTCCAGAATGATAATAAAGTATATTTTGAGAGTCCATTTGTTACCTCACTATTTAAACGAGATGGCACCATTGGAATACAAGAAGGTAGTGCCTTCATGACAGAGATTGTCCTCGAATATATGCAGCATGACATG ATTAAACTTCCAATAAATGCCAATAACACACATTGGTATTTAGCTGTTGTGAATACAAAAAAATGTGAGGTTCAAGTTCTAGACTCATTGTGCTGGAATTCTGACAGAGATGATCTTGCTAATACG CTACGAGGAATACAATTTCATTTGGACCTTCTTAAAAGTCAAAAGTTGGTAAGCGACGATTGGAAAGACGTTGATCTTACTGAATGGAAGATCACAGAACAATTACAAAAGGCAATTCAAAAAGATAGTTCTTCATGTGGTTTATTTATGGTTAAATTTATGGAATATTTCACCGGATGTGCATTATCCTACCCAATTACACAGGTATATAtctttttttaa
- the LOC109764607 gene encoding uncharacterized protein isoform X2 produces MISYFFHSYDLVNIDVRLQKAYSDLELIFFQALKVSDEHPLSRPMLPLATTPEVPKASNPTQVEAKEVQLSDIAPIMLDDTDVKTKIDDIAELDIAEDFDNRPSKKAKISESRVLEPSPMSPTMKTSSPGSECFESFVPESDNQMNHDTLPSPPSPSSSTISPVFPLHDIKEPNSHKEIKVDETYDYLPQDYTLTDHDLCAHIAIESSLRKQLLVQIDGSSVLQHQLMCLLDEKE; encoded by the exons ATGATCAGCTATTTTTTTCACAGTTATGATTTAGTCAACATTGATGTCCGTCTGCAAAAAGCTTATTCTGATTTGGAGTTGATTTTTTTTCAGGCCCTTAAGGTGAGTGATGAACATCCGTTGAGCCGTCCAATGTTGCCTTTGGCAACTACACCAGAG GTGCCAAAGGCATCCAATCCAACTCAGGTGGAGGCCAAGGAGGTTCAGCTCTCGGACATTGCACCAATAATGCTGGATGATACCGACGTGAAGACT AAAATAGATGACATCGCTGAACTGGACATTGCAGAGGATTTTGATAACCGGCCTTCCAAAAAGGCAAAAATTTCTGAATCACGTGTACTGGAACCATCACCTATGTCACCAACTATGAAAACATCTTCTCCAGGTTCAGAGTGTTTTGAATCGTTTGTGCCGGAATCAGATAATCAGATGAATCATGATACACTACCATCACCTCCATCCCCATCTAGCTCGACAATATCTCCTGTTTTCCCATTGCATGATATTAAGGAACCAAATTCACATAAAGAGATCAAAGTTGATGAGACATATGATTATCTCCCACAAG ACTATACATTGACCGACCATGATCTATGTGCTCATATAGCAATAGAATCATCTTTGAGAAAACAATTGCTGGTTCAGATAGATGGAAGTTCTGTCTTGCAACATCAATTGATGTGCCTGCTAGATGAGAAAGA GTGA